CTAGCAGGTTTGGTTGCAGCTCTTGCTGCTTATAAGACCCGTAATATTGTTACAACTCTAACGCTTGGGTTGGGAACGATGCTAGCCTTGCGGTTTTGGGGTTAATGAGCGACAAAATTAGAAAACCGCCTTTTCGGCGGTTATTTTTTAGCTTAATTGCGATCTATAGCATTTATTAAGCACTGCGTCAAGCTTTTGACTGATTTTAAGAACTTCCGGATGTGATATCCCTTTTTCTATAGCTGTATCGTGCATCATTTGACGCAAAAACTCTATTTGGTAAAATAGCTTGTCCATGAATCCGCTGCCTTTCTACTATTTCTTGCATACTTTAACATTATATCTTAAAATTAATTTCTTTTGTACTAGATATTGGGAATTTTATAAAACTTTTCAAAATGCTGTCTATATAGATTAGTCGTGATACCTTTAGTGAGCACTTATTTTGCATTAATAACTGTATTCTCGGCAATAATAACGCTGAATTTAACCTCGGGTGGTATTTATATGGATACAGTAACCAACAAAAATAAAAACAAATCAACGCAAGCAATTACTAAGGAAAAGTACGGTCAGTTAACTGACGTTCCCGCCAAGGCCGTTGATAAAGATCAATTAAATCAATCAATGGTACCTTGATTCATAATCTGCAAGAAAAATCATGTAAAAAAATGGACTGCCTGCATTCTCGCAGCGCAGTCCTTAGAATATGGGGGTATATTATGAAGGCTATGTTTCCGCCCAATGCGAAAAGGGTCCAACTAAATACCAGTCATATCGTTAACGCCGAAATTCACCGGAAAATGCTGTCGAATGCGGCCAGCTACGCAAATAAAAACCGGGACGAAATATCACTGCGCCTCCAAGAGCTCGACCATGAATGGGATACCGAGCGAGTGTTGGAGGCTAACGCTGCCGGATTTATTCTAATCAGCATTATACTTGGGTTCCAATTTTATTACGCCTGGTTTTATGTAGCCGGCATCGTTGCGTTTTTCTTACTCCAACATGCCTTGCAAGGCTGGTGCCCGCCGCTGCCCATTATTCGCAGGCTGGGTATTAGAACTGCCAGTGAAATCAACGATGAAAAAATGGCACTAAAAGCCTTACGTGGCGATTTCAACCGCAAAAAGCCCTGAACTACTCAATACTAATAATTACAAGACCGGTTGTTATAAGCACAGCTCCAATCAATTGATGAACTGAGACTATTTCATTATAAACAAAGTGCCCCAGAATGATAGTCACTAACGGGGCACACGCCATAATAACCGAAACTTCATGGATACTGCCGTTTTGAAGGGCATAAAAGTAAGCCATATCCCCTAATATTGCTGCTAAGACGGCCTCTATGGTGATAATAACCCAGAACGATGCTGGCAAATTATGAAGTTCAGTAAATGCCTTGGAAATAACCATCCAGCCTAATACAAGCGCAGCTGCAATTATCGTTCGTAAAGCGAAAGCCGTCAGTGGACTGACTGTGTTAAGCGCCGTTTTGCCAAATAAAGGCGCCAACCCTAAGCACAGTACACCGAACAATGCGTAGATAAGAAACATGCTTACTCTCCTCGTTTCGATATATAATCTGGCATAGTAAGCATATTCAAAGCCTCAACAAAAAATGATTGTCAAGATATAGCCCGCTGTTAATCTTTAATTACCAGCACCGGCACCTTAGCATAGGTTACAACCTTCTGAGCAACGCTACCGATTACAAGGCTTTTAAAGCCGCCCATTCCCCTAGTCCCAGTAACAATCAGGTCGGCGTCATTAGCCTCAGCATACCTGACAATAGCCTCAGCCGGGTTGCCGCGCAGTAAAATGGTATTAATATCTCTGCCATTATTGCGGCCTAGTTTCTTGACTTTATCCAATAATGGCTGATAATACTTTTCAGCATCGTACATGAATTCGTTTATTTCACCTGTCGGACTAAAGTCTGGCGGTTTGATTACCGTGACAGTAGTAATTTGGGCACCCGTCTTTGCCGAAATATCAACGGCCCACTCTAGCGCTTTCTGACTTTGACGCGAGCCATCGTAAGCGACAAGGATACTCTTTACGTTCATCTCTTTGCCTCCTTTTGCCTCCGATTTCAACAAAACTCCTACCCGTAAGTGGTAGGAGTTTTATTATATATTAACTGTAATTTATTACCAGTTAAATTATACCAAGAGAATTTCACCAAGTCAAATACTGTCTTTAATCGAATTAATGAACATTAGATATTTTCAATTTGAACTGCATTATCAATCTTTCATGGAAGCAATCGTTGTCCGCACGGCCTGAGCAAACAGCATAGTATCGGAGCCTACCGCGAGGAAGTTGGCCCCTTCCCTTTGCCATAGCTTCGCATCTTTAACAGTGGGACTGAAAATCCCTGTGATTTTGCCAGATTGGCTGCCGCGGCGGATAACATCTTTAACCACTTTTTTAAACTCCGGATTGTCGAATTCGCCGGAAATCCCCATTGACTGCGATAAATCAGCCGGGCCAACAAAAATTCCATCGACGCCCTCTACCGCTAGAATTTCGTCAACCTTATCCAGCGCAGCAATATCTTCAATCTGAACAATGACCAATGAATTGCTATTTTGGGCAGCTGTATATTCTTTTAGCGGTGTAAAACCATAATGCGCC
The nucleotide sequence above comes from Veillonellaceae bacterium. Encoded proteins:
- a CDS encoding aspartyl-phosphate phosphatase Spo0E family protein, yielding MDKLFYQIEFLRQMMHDTAIEKGISHPEVLKISQKLDAVLNKCYRSQLS
- a CDS encoding EamA family transporter codes for the protein MFLIYALFGVLCLGLAPLFGKTALNTVSPLTAFALRTIIAAALVLGWMVISKAFTELHNLPASFWVIITIEAVLAAILGDMAYFYALQNGSIHEVSVIMACAPLVTIILGHFVYNEIVSVHQLIGAVLITTGLVIISIE
- a CDS encoding universal stress protein — its product is MNVKSILVAYDGSRQSQKALEWAVDISAKTGAQITTVTVIKPPDFSPTGEINEFMYDAEKYYQPLLDKVKKLGRNNGRDINTILLRGNPAEAIVRYAEANDADLIVTGTRGMGGFKSLVIGSVAQKVVTYAKVPVLVIKD
- a CDS encoding DUF2892 domain-containing protein, with the protein product MKAMFPPNAKRVQLNTSHIVNAEIHRKMLSNAASYANKNRDEISLRLQELDHEWDTERVLEANAAGFILISIILGFQFYYAWFYVAGIVAFFLLQHALQGWCPPLPIIRRLGIRTASEINDEKMALKALRGDFNRKKP